The Pocillopora verrucosa isolate sample1 chromosome 14, ASM3666991v2, whole genome shotgun sequence genome has a segment encoding these proteins:
- the LOC131787636 gene encoding beta-1,3-galactosyltransferase 5-like isoform X3, whose product MGRKMNKYCTIRYLLLLASLTGFMNLVYLTFLADLRGTLELYTMQRSSSSVLRRQIASIQIDADIKAATGPTLSYLELLNLDLKDLVQRYLASSQTIAKQYELNNLQEEPQEEQVLVNHFYLPRCLPVPFLLIMVHSNPVNFMDRESIRLSWGRGDNPVNQGSWTSPERSWKTIFLVGKTNSSKLNNLLRQEAQVYKDIVIGDFLDTYRNLSLKTLLGLQWTSHHCKPKYILKTDDDCYVNVLSLVQWLQEYHVTNGSRPLYAGNIQRDMEVVRDKTNRYYVSVMDINRHKYPPYASGGGYVFSASLLPRLLAASQEVPIIPVEDACFGLYMQHIGIKPLHNSKILPYVFCDGAKTSLNERPICHLRDPLVLHGIRDILQIQTHYNVLLMTFLPTICSYVDNQSFSKNFQQSC is encoded by the exons ATGGGGCGCAAAATGAACAAATATTGCACGATCCGGTATCTTCTTTTGCTGGCATCTCTCACTGGGTTCATGAATCTTGTTTACCTAACGTTCCTGGCCGACCTGAGGGGTACTCTCGAGCTTTACACAATGCAACGTTCTTCGTCAAGTGTCCTTCGAAGACAGATAGCAAGCATTCAAATAGACGCGGATATCAAAGCCGCCACGGGACCAACTTTAAGTTACCTGGAACTGCTGAATTTGGATTTGAAAGACCTGGTTCAAAGATACTTGGCATCTTCACAAACTATTGCTAAACAGTATGAACTCAACAACCTGCAAGAGGAACCGCAGGAAGAGCAAGTACTTGTAAATCACTTTTATCTGCCTCGTTGCCTTCCGGTTCCCTTTCTCTTAATCATGGTTCACTCAAATCCTGTTAACTTCATGGATAGAGAATCCATACGGTTATCGTGGGGTCGAGGAGATAATCCAGTAAATCAGGGCAGTTGGACAAGTCCTGAGAG ATCTTGGAAGACAATTTTCCTCGTTGGGAAAACGAATAGTTCCAAGCTAAACAATCTGCTGAGGCAAGAAGCTCAGGTTTACAAAGACATTGTCATCGGAGATTTCCTCGATACATACCGTAACTTGTCCTTGAAGACTTTATTAGGTCTTCAGTGGACCTCACACCATTGCAAACCTAAGTATATTCTCAAGACAGACGATGACTGTTACGTGAATGTCCTATCGCTTGTTCAGTGGCTACAAGAATATCACGTGACCAATGGATCAAGGCCGCTATACGCGGGTAATATTCAGAGGGACATGGAGGTTGTGAGAGATAAAACTAATCGTTACTATGTGTCCGTAATGGACATTAATAGACATAAGTATCCGCCTTATGCCTCGGGTGGAGGTTATGTGTTCAGTGCAAGTCTCTTGCCCAGACTTCTCGCTGCGTCTCAGGAGGTTCCTATCATACCAGTTGAAGACGCTTGCTTTGGACTGTATATGCAGCACATTGGTATCAAACCACTTCATAATAGCAAAATTTTACCGTATGTCTTCTGTGATGGCGCGAAGACTAGTTTGAATGAAAGACCAATATGTCATTTACGCGATCCGCTTGTGTTACACGGCATCAGGGACATTCTTCAAATACAGACACATTATAACGTCTTGTTAATGACGTTTCTTCCAACAATCTGCTCGTACGTAGATAATCAGTCATTTAGCAAAAACTTTCAACAATCGTGTTAA
- the LOC131787636 gene encoding beta-1,3-galactosyltransferase 5-like isoform X2, translated as MITVSLTQMGRKMNKYCTIRYLLLLASLTGFMNLVYLTFLADLRGTLELYTMQRSSSSVLRRQIASIQIDADIKAATGPTLSYLELLNLDLKDLVQRYLASSQTIAKQYELNNLQEEPQEEQVLVNHFYLPRCLPVPFLLIMVHSNPVNFMDRESIRLSWGRGDNPVNQGSWTSPERSWKTIFLVGKTNSSKLNNLLRQEAQVYKDIVIGDFLDTYRNLSLKTLLGLQWTSHHCKPKYILKTDDDCYVNVLSLVQWLQEYHVTNGSRPLYAGNIQRDMEVVRDKTNRYYVSVMDINRHKYPPYASGGGYVFSASLLPRLLAASQEVPIIPVEDACFGLYMQHIGIKPLHNSKILPYVFCDGAKTSLNERPICHLRDPLVLHGIRDILQIQTHYNVLLMTFLPTICSYVDNQSFSKNFQQSC; from the exons ATGATAACAG TCAGTTTGACACAAATGGGGCGCAAAATGAACAAATATTGCACGATCCGGTATCTTCTTTTGCTGGCATCTCTCACTGGGTTCATGAATCTTGTTTACCTAACGTTCCTGGCCGACCTGAGGGGTACTCTCGAGCTTTACACAATGCAACGTTCTTCGTCAAGTGTCCTTCGAAGACAGATAGCAAGCATTCAAATAGACGCGGATATCAAAGCCGCCACGGGACCAACTTTAAGTTACCTGGAACTGCTGAATTTGGATTTGAAAGACCTGGTTCAAAGATACTTGGCATCTTCACAAACTATTGCTAAACAGTATGAACTCAACAACCTGCAAGAGGAACCGCAGGAAGAGCAAGTACTTGTAAATCACTTTTATCTGCCTCGTTGCCTTCCGGTTCCCTTTCTCTTAATCATGGTTCACTCAAATCCTGTTAACTTCATGGATAGAGAATCCATACGGTTATCGTGGGGTCGAGGAGATAATCCAGTAAATCAGGGCAGTTGGACAAGTCCTGAGAG ATCTTGGAAGACAATTTTCCTCGTTGGGAAAACGAATAGTTCCAAGCTAAACAATCTGCTGAGGCAAGAAGCTCAGGTTTACAAAGACATTGTCATCGGAGATTTCCTCGATACATACCGTAACTTGTCCTTGAAGACTTTATTAGGTCTTCAGTGGACCTCACACCATTGCAAACCTAAGTATATTCTCAAGACAGACGATGACTGTTACGTGAATGTCCTATCGCTTGTTCAGTGGCTACAAGAATATCACGTGACCAATGGATCAAGGCCGCTATACGCGGGTAATATTCAGAGGGACATGGAGGTTGTGAGAGATAAAACTAATCGTTACTATGTGTCCGTAATGGACATTAATAGACATAAGTATCCGCCTTATGCCTCGGGTGGAGGTTATGTGTTCAGTGCAAGTCTCTTGCCCAGACTTCTCGCTGCGTCTCAGGAGGTTCCTATCATACCAGTTGAAGACGCTTGCTTTGGACTGTATATGCAGCACATTGGTATCAAACCACTTCATAATAGCAAAATTTTACCGTATGTCTTCTGTGATGGCGCGAAGACTAGTTTGAATGAAAGACCAATATGTCATTTACGCGATCCGCTTGTGTTACACGGCATCAGGGACATTCTTCAAATACAGACACATTATAACGTCTTGTTAATGACGTTTCTTCCAACAATCTGCTCGTACGTAGATAATCAGTCATTTAGCAAAAACTTTCAACAATCGTGTTAA
- the LOC131787636 gene encoding beta-1,3-galactosyltransferase 5-like isoform X1 yields the protein MSARIQFILLLVAPLKIAVSLTQMGRKMNKYCTIRYLLLLASLTGFMNLVYLTFLADLRGTLELYTMQRSSSSVLRRQIASIQIDADIKAATGPTLSYLELLNLDLKDLVQRYLASSQTIAKQYELNNLQEEPQEEQVLVNHFYLPRCLPVPFLLIMVHSNPVNFMDRESIRLSWGRGDNPVNQGSWTSPERSWKTIFLVGKTNSSKLNNLLRQEAQVYKDIVIGDFLDTYRNLSLKTLLGLQWTSHHCKPKYILKTDDDCYVNVLSLVQWLQEYHVTNGSRPLYAGNIQRDMEVVRDKTNRYYVSVMDINRHKYPPYASGGGYVFSASLLPRLLAASQEVPIIPVEDACFGLYMQHIGIKPLHNSKILPYVFCDGAKTSLNERPICHLRDPLVLHGIRDILQIQTHYNVLLMTFLPTICSYVDNQSFSKNFQQSC from the exons ATGTCTGCGAGGATTCAATTTATTCTTCTATTAGTTGCACCACTAAAAATAGCTG TCAGTTTGACACAAATGGGGCGCAAAATGAACAAATATTGCACGATCCGGTATCTTCTTTTGCTGGCATCTCTCACTGGGTTCATGAATCTTGTTTACCTAACGTTCCTGGCCGACCTGAGGGGTACTCTCGAGCTTTACACAATGCAACGTTCTTCGTCAAGTGTCCTTCGAAGACAGATAGCAAGCATTCAAATAGACGCGGATATCAAAGCCGCCACGGGACCAACTTTAAGTTACCTGGAACTGCTGAATTTGGATTTGAAAGACCTGGTTCAAAGATACTTGGCATCTTCACAAACTATTGCTAAACAGTATGAACTCAACAACCTGCAAGAGGAACCGCAGGAAGAGCAAGTACTTGTAAATCACTTTTATCTGCCTCGTTGCCTTCCGGTTCCCTTTCTCTTAATCATGGTTCACTCAAATCCTGTTAACTTCATGGATAGAGAATCCATACGGTTATCGTGGGGTCGAGGAGATAATCCAGTAAATCAGGGCAGTTGGACAAGTCCTGAGAG ATCTTGGAAGACAATTTTCCTCGTTGGGAAAACGAATAGTTCCAAGCTAAACAATCTGCTGAGGCAAGAAGCTCAGGTTTACAAAGACATTGTCATCGGAGATTTCCTCGATACATACCGTAACTTGTCCTTGAAGACTTTATTAGGTCTTCAGTGGACCTCACACCATTGCAAACCTAAGTATATTCTCAAGACAGACGATGACTGTTACGTGAATGTCCTATCGCTTGTTCAGTGGCTACAAGAATATCACGTGACCAATGGATCAAGGCCGCTATACGCGGGTAATATTCAGAGGGACATGGAGGTTGTGAGAGATAAAACTAATCGTTACTATGTGTCCGTAATGGACATTAATAGACATAAGTATCCGCCTTATGCCTCGGGTGGAGGTTATGTGTTCAGTGCAAGTCTCTTGCCCAGACTTCTCGCTGCGTCTCAGGAGGTTCCTATCATACCAGTTGAAGACGCTTGCTTTGGACTGTATATGCAGCACATTGGTATCAAACCACTTCATAATAGCAAAATTTTACCGTATGTCTTCTGTGATGGCGCGAAGACTAGTTTGAATGAAAGACCAATATGTCATTTACGCGATCCGCTTGTGTTACACGGCATCAGGGACATTCTTCAAATACAGACACATTATAACGTCTTGTTAATGACGTTTCTTCCAACAATCTGCTCGTACGTAGATAATCAGTCATTTAGCAAAAACTTTCAACAATCGTGTTAA